A single region of the Paraburkholderia megapolitana genome encodes:
- a CDS encoding virulence factor, translated as MSALISTWPRRVALAFAVLILLMAVMLAWTAHDNPQPVSTGEFMRRLVLLPSLVALATFVFSTAMMQSTAQAATPSAEAAPATAELAKPFVAQVVGVEWLNPLQRRDYPTEWQLLWTLGLVKPNKHDDMVRTEPAKFSTLQSIGALAAGNRGTETFDGFYEKYVDELLPLFGNRYVMNSQYFYTVKPANRKNWRELAGIHVEFAVPARLDPVEAQTFLRKSIIREFNIGNDEFTDLWSRDTPPDVRITPGGTNAGFTSLNAALDYLQGNPDKSVWVMNWDAPSYPPKDGQLNENMVLLILTGPDFRTERTPLAWIGRAATGNVRDFEAKAGTTRAVQAWKAAIEAAAHNAGVAVPDIHYVIHDAGKGGDVASARIGPLSQTLTEVLPEYDFRAQTFNTPALLGEMGAGTALTDVALAIGRANHLGGNVLVAGTTDANHPTAVVIVPPSKLTPINQDADWFRARGENNAYLPWWGRRLDADKGLMQGFSE; from the coding sequence ATGAGCGCCCTCATTTCGACGTGGCCGCGCCGAGTGGCGCTGGCGTTCGCCGTGTTGATCCTGCTAATGGCTGTCATGCTGGCATGGACTGCACACGACAACCCGCAACCCGTTAGTACCGGAGAATTCATGAGACGACTGGTCCTGCTGCCAAGCCTTGTAGCCCTTGCGACATTCGTATTCAGCACGGCAATGATGCAATCTACAGCGCAGGCCGCCACGCCATCGGCAGAGGCTGCACCAGCTACCGCCGAACTTGCGAAACCGTTTGTCGCCCAGGTTGTCGGAGTCGAATGGCTCAATCCGTTGCAGCGTCGCGATTACCCGACAGAGTGGCAATTGCTTTGGACGTTGGGTCTTGTCAAACCCAACAAGCATGACGACATGGTGCGGACAGAGCCGGCAAAATTCTCGACGCTTCAGTCCATCGGTGCGCTTGCTGCTGGAAATCGCGGGACAGAGACTTTTGACGGGTTTTATGAAAAGTACGTCGATGAGCTGTTACCGTTGTTTGGTAATCGTTATGTCATGAACTCCCAATACTTCTACACAGTCAAGCCCGCTAACCGCAAGAACTGGCGCGAGCTTGCCGGCATCCATGTGGAGTTTGCTGTGCCTGCGCGGCTTGATCCGGTCGAAGCACAGACGTTTCTGCGCAAATCGATCATCAGAGAATTCAATATCGGAAACGACGAATTTACTGACCTGTGGAGCCGCGATACCCCTCCCGATGTACGCATCACACCGGGTGGCACAAATGCTGGCTTCACTTCTCTGAACGCGGCGCTCGATTACCTGCAAGGTAATCCGGACAAAAGCGTGTGGGTAATGAACTGGGACGCGCCAAGCTATCCACCGAAGGACGGCCAACTTAACGAAAACATGGTGCTGCTGATCCTGACCGGCCCGGACTTCAGGACGGAGCGTACACCGCTTGCGTGGATCGGTCGCGCCGCAACGGGCAATGTAAGGGACTTCGAAGCGAAGGCCGGAACAACGCGCGCGGTGCAGGCATGGAAAGCCGCGATTGAAGCTGCCGCACACAATGCGGGCGTCGCCGTTCCCGATATCCACTATGTAATTCACGATGCGGGCAAAGGTGGTGATGTCGCCTCGGCACGTATCGGCCCGCTGTCGCAGACCCTGACCGAAGTGCTACCCGAATACGATTTCCGGGCGCAGACGTTCAACACCCCGGCGCTGCTCGGCGAGATGGGCGCGGGCACCGCGTTGACGGACGTTGCGCTTGCCATTGGCCGTGCTAACCACCTAGGCGGTAACGTGCTGGTCGCAGGAACGACGGACGCGAACCATCCGACCGCCGTGGTGATTGTCCCGCCGTCGAAACTCACGCCGATCAATCAAGATGCCGACTGGTTCCGCGCGCGGGGCGAGAACAACGCCTATCTGCCGTGGTGGGGTCGCCGGTTAGATGCTGACAAGGGGTTGATGCAGGGCTTTTCCGAGTAG
- a CDS encoding type VI secretion system Vgr family protein produces MNLADTLRSFASGAIDVNQRPVTLNWGKAQGALGNVIALQHADIHEALMSGINGHLTCVSSRDDLPPKMFMGLPVSVRLTTDREQLHAINAIVTDVQVGQSDGDLCCYQLTVTDALSLMDKRVNSRVFRQKSLVDILTAFKREWQQRSPAFARAFDFDVSGLDTKLYPAREITRQVNESDARFIRRLLRREGVTVFAKAGQPKDNGGQASDTPMHTLVFCDDPMKLSECSAGTIRYHQRNAGTEERDTITLFALKQSLIPGRTARPSWDYKPATMHQSELTTSVDQGDAGNDLAGLLADVAIDIPHAGDSWDDHDRMTRDRMLAHEFHAQRVDAVSAVRDLAVGFWFTLTGQPHLDSLSADHRQFMVTSLHHQVSNNLPEGVTQQAQALFAASRNFAGGAPSSPATSTQQTSKPDTRYENTFTCVQRGVPLTPAYDPKIDLPPVHPFTALVVGPDGEEVFCDEFGRIRVQMQGLDEADHTHAQGAGTNGNPSDSAPVRVLWGMAGPNFGDHDLPRIGMEVLLDHIGGDPDRLVVVGVLPNGKNMPATFSHTGSLPGNRYLSGTKTKEVKAQRYNQLRFDNTPGQISSQLASEHGYSQLNLGYLTQPRDNGNGEARGEGAELRSDASVAIRSGKAMLISAWEKVKAGDAHLARDEYLQLMQDCLELFKSLGDYAGQHQGVAMDTQPHTDLVSTVKGWPNGAASGGASGASQAAIGITSPAGVSVATPKSVATYAGGNVDTVAQNHLQYTSGQRINMQAGHSVNLFAQSEGISAIANQGKVKLQSQADDTQIDSAKNIQFTAAGGKLVGMASDQVVFVTSGGAYLKLQGANIELGCPGSFIVKSASHNWSGPASMSTDMPKFDHAPLGRVPKLVRATDGQPAPGFDAEVKKASGDLLNQKTDSAGKLSPVNSDQFEKLAVQFVKKNV; encoded by the coding sequence GTGAATCTGGCCGATACTCTGCGTTCGTTCGCATCCGGGGCAATTGATGTGAACCAGCGCCCCGTTACCCTGAACTGGGGGAAAGCACAGGGCGCGCTCGGTAATGTTATTGCCCTCCAGCACGCCGATATTCATGAAGCGCTGATGTCCGGCATCAACGGGCACCTCACCTGCGTATCCTCGCGCGATGACCTCCCCCCGAAGATGTTCATGGGGCTGCCTGTTTCAGTGCGGCTCACCACGGACCGGGAACAACTCCACGCCATCAACGCGATCGTCACCGACGTGCAGGTCGGACAAAGCGACGGCGACCTTTGCTGTTACCAGCTCACGGTAACCGACGCCCTGTCGCTGATGGACAAGCGGGTCAATTCACGCGTGTTCCGCCAGAAGAGCCTCGTCGACATACTGACGGCCTTCAAGCGTGAATGGCAGCAGCGCAGCCCGGCCTTCGCGCGGGCCTTCGACTTCGATGTATCGGGTCTGGACACGAAGCTCTATCCCGCTCGCGAGATCACGCGGCAGGTTAATGAATCTGATGCACGCTTTATTCGCCGCCTGCTGCGTCGCGAAGGCGTGACGGTGTTTGCGAAGGCCGGACAGCCAAAGGACAACGGAGGACAGGCCAGCGACACGCCCATGCACACGCTGGTGTTCTGCGACGATCCGATGAAGCTGTCGGAATGCAGCGCCGGGACGATCCGTTATCACCAGCGCAACGCCGGAACCGAAGAACGCGACACGATCACGCTGTTTGCGTTGAAGCAGAGCCTGATTCCCGGCCGCACTGCACGCCCGTCGTGGGACTACAAGCCGGCGACGATGCACCAGTCCGAACTCACCACGTCCGTCGACCAGGGCGATGCGGGCAATGATCTGGCAGGGCTGCTCGCGGATGTAGCGATCGATATTCCGCACGCAGGTGATTCGTGGGACGACCACGACCGGATGACGCGTGACCGCATGCTTGCACATGAATTCCACGCGCAACGTGTTGACGCCGTGAGCGCCGTGCGAGATCTGGCCGTCGGGTTCTGGTTCACGCTGACCGGGCAGCCGCACCTTGATTCGCTGTCCGCCGATCACCGGCAGTTCATGGTGACGTCCCTGCACCACCAGGTATCGAATAACCTGCCCGAAGGTGTTACCCAGCAGGCGCAGGCATTGTTCGCGGCAAGCCGCAATTTCGCTGGTGGTGCACCGTCCAGTCCAGCGACTTCGACGCAGCAGACCAGCAAGCCCGACACGCGGTACGAAAATACTTTCACGTGCGTACAGCGCGGTGTTCCACTCACGCCTGCCTACGATCCGAAGATCGATCTGCCGCCCGTGCATCCGTTCACAGCATTGGTGGTCGGTCCAGACGGCGAAGAAGTCTTCTGTGACGAATTCGGACGCATACGCGTGCAGATGCAGGGGCTCGATGAAGCGGATCACACGCACGCCCAGGGCGCGGGTACGAACGGTAATCCGTCTGACAGCGCGCCCGTGCGTGTTCTCTGGGGAATGGCGGGACCGAACTTCGGCGATCACGATCTGCCGCGTATAGGTATGGAGGTCCTGCTCGATCACATCGGCGGAGACCCTGACCGGCTGGTCGTCGTCGGCGTGTTGCCCAACGGCAAGAACATGCCTGCGACCTTCAGCCATACGGGCTCGCTGCCAGGCAATCGCTATCTGTCGGGCACGAAGACCAAGGAAGTGAAAGCGCAGCGATATAACCAGCTTCGCTTCGATAACACGCCGGGACAGATCAGCAGCCAGCTCGCCAGTGAGCACGGCTACAGCCAGTTGAACCTCGGGTACCTGACCCAACCGCGTGATAACGGCAACGGTGAAGCACGCGGCGAAGGCGCGGAGCTGCGCAGCGATGCGAGCGTCGCGATCCGCAGCGGTAAAGCCATGCTGATTTCCGCGTGGGAAAAGGTCAAGGCAGGCGACGCGCACCTCGCACGCGACGAGTACCTGCAACTGATGCAGGACTGTCTCGAACTGTTCAAGAGTCTAGGGGACTACGCCGGGCAGCATCAGGGTGTGGCGATGGACACGCAGCCGCACACGGATCTTGTCTCGACCGTCAAGGGCTGGCCCAACGGTGCGGCGTCAGGCGGCGCGTCAGGTGCATCGCAGGCTGCAATCGGCATCACGTCGCCCGCGGGCGTCAGCGTTGCAACGCCGAAGAGTGTTGCAACGTATGCGGGCGGCAACGTCGACACGGTTGCGCAGAATCACCTTCAGTACACCAGCGGCCAGCGCATCAACATGCAGGCGGGGCACAGCGTGAACCTGTTTGCGCAGAGTGAGGGCATCTCCGCGATCGCAAATCAGGGGAAGGTGAAGCTGCAGAGCCAGGCTGACGACACGCAGATCGATTCGGCGAAGAACATCCAGTTCACGGCGGCCGGCGGCAAACTCGTCGGCATGGCGAGCGACCAGGTGGTGTTCGTGACATCGGGCGGCGCTTACCTGAAGCTGCAGGGAGCCAATATCGAACTGGGTTGCCCGGGCAGCTTTATCGTGAAGTCGGCAAGCCACAACTGGTCGGGACCAGCCAGCATGAGCACCGACATGCCGAAGTTCGACCATGCGCCGCTTGGGCGTGTGCCGAAGCTGGTGAGGGCGACGGACGGACAACCTGCACCGGGTTTTGACGCCGAGGTCAAAAAGGCATCAGGCGACCTGTTGAATCAAAAGACAGATAGCGCAGGGAAACTGTCGCCCGTGAACAGCGACCAGTTTGAAAAGCTGGCCGTGCAGTTCGTCAAGAAAAATGTCTAG